The Streptomyces kanamyceticus genome window below encodes:
- a CDS encoding ABC transporter ATP-binding protein produces the protein MSATSRVQDTEPIEPTGPVEPTEVSEATDRPVPPEAPDPSTAPATDLLPTATGRRTRAAALELLRPDRSLAVRSGLVLVAATAVGLLTQPLLGRIVDLVTDAAKGTGTVSPNVLTLPVVLLAVVALVQGAATSLGMSMVAKLGESVLARVRERFVERALNLPADRIERAGAGDLTARVTDDVARMSEAVRSALPELARSSLTIVLTLVALAVLDWRFLLAALLAVPVQAWTAHWYVRRAIPLYSRQRIATGAQQQQLLETIGGADTVRAHLLEDEHTERVADRSREAVGLRLRGVRLVLGFYGRLHIGEYIGLVGVLFAGLVLVREDAVSVGTATAAALYFHNLFGPINAALVLLDDAQSATAGLARLVGVTDLPDETEAERGAVPGSAAGPDDAFVSVRGVSHSYTTGSPVLHDVDLALREGEHVALVGTSGAGKSTLARILAGVQPPTHGDVRSADRADGRPAAVLVSQELHVFAGTLAEDLRLARPGATDEELRAALATVDALAWAEALPDGLNTVVGEGAQSLDAAKAQQLALARLVLADPLVAVLDEATAEAGSAGARLLERSARAALDGRTALIVAHRLTQAATADRVVVLEHGRVVESGPHERLKDAGGAYATLWAAWSGKRDAAPAHD, from the coding sequence ATGAGCGCGACATCCAGGGTTCAGGACACCGAGCCCATCGAGCCGACCGGACCCGTCGAGCCGACCGAGGTCTCCGAGGCCACCGACCGTCCCGTACCGCCGGAAGCGCCGGACCCCTCGACCGCCCCCGCGACGGATCTGCTGCCCACCGCCACCGGCCGCAGGACCCGCGCCGCCGCGCTCGAACTGCTGCGCCCCGACCGGAGTCTGGCCGTGCGGTCCGGGCTCGTACTGGTCGCCGCGACCGCCGTCGGGCTGCTCACCCAGCCCTTGCTCGGCCGGATCGTGGACCTGGTGACCGATGCCGCCAAGGGCACGGGCACCGTGTCGCCCAACGTGCTGACGCTGCCCGTCGTGCTGCTCGCCGTCGTGGCGCTCGTGCAGGGAGCGGCGACCTCGCTGGGCATGAGCATGGTCGCCAAGCTGGGCGAATCCGTGCTCGCCCGGGTGCGCGAGCGGTTCGTCGAACGTGCCCTGAACCTGCCCGCCGACCGCATCGAACGCGCGGGCGCGGGAGACCTCACCGCGCGCGTCACCGACGACGTGGCCCGCATGTCGGAGGCGGTCCGTTCGGCGCTGCCCGAGCTGGCCCGCTCCTCGCTGACGATCGTGCTGACCCTGGTCGCCCTGGCCGTCCTCGACTGGCGCTTCCTGCTCGCGGCGCTGCTCGCCGTACCCGTACAGGCGTGGACAGCCCACTGGTACGTACGCAGGGCCATCCCGCTCTACTCGCGTCAGCGCATCGCGACCGGCGCGCAGCAGCAGCAACTCCTGGAGACGATCGGCGGGGCCGACACCGTGCGCGCCCACCTCCTGGAGGACGAGCACACCGAGCGCGTCGCCGACCGCTCCCGCGAGGCGGTCGGCCTGCGGCTGCGCGGCGTACGCCTGGTGCTCGGGTTCTACGGGCGGCTGCACATCGGCGAGTACATCGGTCTGGTCGGCGTCCTCTTCGCCGGGCTCGTCCTGGTCCGCGAGGACGCCGTCTCGGTGGGCACCGCGACGGCCGCCGCGCTCTACTTCCACAACCTCTTCGGGCCGATCAACGCGGCCCTCGTGCTGCTCGACGACGCCCAGTCGGCGACCGCGGGCCTGGCCCGGCTCGTGGGCGTCACGGATCTGCCCGACGAGACGGAGGCCGAGCGCGGGGCCGTGCCCGGATCGGCCGCGGGCCCGGACGACGCCTTCGTCTCCGTGCGCGGCGTCAGCCACTCCTACACCACCGGGTCCCCCGTCCTGCACGACGTCGATCTCGCCCTGCGCGAGGGCGAACACGTCGCGCTCGTCGGCACCAGCGGCGCGGGCAAGAGCACCCTCGCGCGGATCCTCGCCGGGGTGCAGCCGCCCACGCACGGCGATGTCCGGTCGGCGGACCGCGCCGACGGCAGGCCCGCGGCCGTGCTCGTCTCGCAGGAGCTGCACGTCTTCGCCGGAACGCTCGCCGAGGACCTGCGCCTGGCGCGCCCCGGCGCGACGGACGAAGAGCTGCGGGCGGCGCTCGCCACCGTCGACGCGCTGGCCTGGGCCGAAGCGCTGCCGGACGGTCTGAACACCGTCGTCGGTGAGGGGGCGCAGAGCCTCGACGCGGCCAAGGCACAGCAACTGGCCCTGGCCAGGCTGGTGCTCGCCGATCCGCTCGTCGCCGTCCTCGACGAGGCGACGGCGGAGGCGGGCAGCGCGGGCGCACGTCTTCTGGAACGGTCCGCGCGGGCGGCGCTCGACGGGCGCACCGCGCTGATCGTCGCCCACCGCCTGACGCAGGCCGCCACCGCCGACCGGGTCGTGGTGCTCGAACACGGCCGGGTCGTCGAGAGCGGTCCGCACGAGCGGCTCAAGGACGCGGGCGGCGCCTACGCCACGCTGTGGGCCGCCTGGTCCGGCAAGCGCGACGCCGCCCCGGCCCACGACTGA